A DNA window from Calliphora vicina chromosome 1, idCalVici1.1, whole genome shotgun sequence contains the following coding sequences:
- the LOC135948693 gene encoding mite allergen Der p 3-like, whose product MWFKFSLVALIALVGSVSCFPESRVVNGTATDVTKYPFIVSLRGSTGSHSCGASIIAPRWILTAAHCVSGRSANQINVQYGTTRINALGPNVVGVKRIVMHEGYAPAKSYANDIALLELERSLVYNYKTIAPVTLPDSFFEVSQTKQGAPGILAGWGYDATGGYIQSVLQEVDLKIYSDKDCNAKHNGTTTYHHICAGVDEGGKGQCSGDSAGPLFHKGSVQLGIVSWSIKPCTAAPYPGVYTKVSHYIDWIYNHIN is encoded by the exons ATGTGGTTTAAATTTTCGCTAGTAGCTTTAATCGCTTTGGTTGGCAGTGTTAGTTGCTTTCCCGAAAGTCGTGTTGTAAATGGCACCGCCACCGATGTTACAAAGTATCCATTTATAGTGTCATTGCGTGGTAGTACAGGCTCTCATTCCTGTGGCGCCAGTATAATCGCTCCACGTTGGATTTTGACAGCTGCTCATTGTGTCAGTGGTCGCTCGGCAAATCAAATTAATGTACAGTATGGTACTACTAGAATAAATGCCTTGGGCCCAAATGTTGTTGGCGTTAAACGTATTGTGATGCACGAAGGTTATGCTCCTGCTAAATCATATGCCAATGATATTGCCCTGTTGGAATTGGAACGTTCACTGGTTTACAATTACAAGACAATTGCTCCAGTTACATTGCCCGATTCATTCTTTGAAGTTTCCCAAACTAAACAGGGTGCTCCTGGCATTTTAGCTGGTTGGGGTTATGATGct acTGGTGGCTATATCCAAAGCGTTTTGCAGGAGGtggatttgaaaatttattccgATAAAGACTGCAATGCTAAACATAATGGTACTACAACTTATCATCATATTTGTGCTGGTGTTGATGAGGGTGGTAAGGGTCAATGCTCCGGTGACTCCGCTGGTCCTTTGTTCCACAAGGGTTCCGTGCAATTGGGTATTGTTTCATGGAGTATTAAGCCTTGTACCGCAGCTCCTTATCCCGGTGTTTACACCAAGGTTTCTCATTATATCGACTGGATTTACAACCACATTAACTGA
- the LOC135948691 gene encoding mite allergen Der p 3-like yields MWFKFSLVALIALVGSVSCFPEGRVVNGTATDVTKYPFIVSLRGATGSHSCGSSIIAPRWILTAAHCVSGRSASQLSIQYATTKISANGENVVAVKRIIMHEDYAPSRSYANDIALLELEGSFVYNYKTLAPVTLPDPYFEVPQTQQGAPGVLAGWGLNATGGYIQSNLQEVNLKIYSDAECNSRHNGATTADHICGGVDEGGKGQCSGDSGGPLLYNGTIQLGIVSWSVKPCTVAPYPGVYTKVSHFIDWIYKHIN; encoded by the exons ATGTGGTTTAAATTTTCGTTGGTGGCTTTGATAGCTTTGGTTGGCAGCGTTAGCTGTTTTCCGGAAGGTCGTGTTGTAAATGGTACCGCTACCGATGTTACAAAGTATCCATTTATAGTGTCCTTGCGTGGCGCCACCGGTTCTCATTCATGCGGCTCCAGCATTATTGCTCCACGTTGGATTTTGACAGCTGCTCATTGTGTCAGTGGTCGCTCGGCTAGTCAACTGAGTATACAATATGCCACCACTAAAATAAGTGCCAATGGTGAAAATGTTGTTGCCGTAAAGCGCATTATTATGCATGAGGATTACGCTCCATCAAGATCATATGCCAATGATATTGCTTTGTTGGAATTGGAAGGTTCATTTGTTTACAACTACAAGACACTTGCTCCAGTTACACTGCCCGATCCCTACTTCGAAGTTCCCCAAACTCAACAGGGTGCTCCTGGTGTTTTAGCTGGTTGGGGTTTAAATGCT ACTGGTGGTTACATCCAGAGCAATTTACAGGaagtgaatttgaaaatttattccgATGCTGAATGTAATTCTAGACATAATGGTGCTACAACTGCTGATCATATTTGTGGTGGTGTTGATGAGGGTGGTAAGGGCCAATGCTCTGGCGACTCTGGTGGCCCTTTGTTGTACAACGGTACCATACAATTGGGTATAGTTTCATGGAGTGTTAAGCCTTGTACCGTAGCTCCTTACCCCGGTGTGTACACCAAGGTTTCTCACTTTATCGACTGGATTTACAAGCATattaattga